A single window of Flagellimonas maritima DNA harbors:
- a CDS encoding ABC transporter substrate-binding protein codes for MSRKRLSIAFFTAFFILFLSGCAKKKKPIPIEQSGTKTKIYHATGFSVESNANFTVIEVTSPWPGTETTFKYALVPKEKIATITLSRDEYDAIVATPVKSMVVTSTTHIPSLEALGELKTIKGFPNTNLISSSATRELIDSGQIMELGTNENINTEVVLELNPGVVVGFGINDTNKAYETLKRSGVPVVYNGEWIEETPLGKSEWIKFFAPFFQKEKIADSIFKNIEESYNNAKLLALRATQKPTVLTGGLYKDVWYISGGKSWMAKFLEDANSNYIWSDTEEQGSIGMSLEAVLEKGQQAEFWLNPSLHTTYDALEKANSHYKRFKAFSNKKIYSNAVNKGATGGLLFYELAPQRPDLVLKDLISILHPELLQEHEPNFYLPLQ; via the coding sequence ATGTCAAGAAAACGATTATCAATTGCCTTTTTCACAGCTTTTTTTATACTTTTTTTATCTGGTTGCGCTAAAAAAAAGAAGCCTATACCAATTGAACAAAGTGGTACGAAAACCAAAATCTATCATGCTACAGGTTTTTCGGTGGAATCAAATGCAAATTTCACGGTAATCGAAGTAACATCACCTTGGCCAGGTACTGAAACTACGTTTAAATATGCGCTGGTACCTAAAGAAAAAATAGCAACCATAACACTTTCCCGTGATGAATATGATGCTATAGTGGCTACCCCTGTAAAAAGCATGGTAGTCACCTCCACAACACATATTCCATCCTTGGAAGCATTGGGAGAACTAAAAACAATAAAAGGTTTCCCCAATACCAACTTGATTTCTTCTTCCGCAACCAGGGAGCTTATAGATTCTGGACAGATTATGGAATTGGGAACCAATGAAAATATCAATACCGAAGTAGTACTTGAGTTAAATCCAGGAGTAGTTGTGGGATTTGGCATAAATGATACCAATAAGGCCTATGAAACATTAAAACGTTCAGGAGTACCCGTGGTATACAATGGTGAATGGATAGAAGAAACACCTTTGGGAAAATCAGAATGGATTAAGTTTTTTGCACCATTCTTTCAAAAAGAAAAAATAGCGGACAGTATTTTCAAGAATATTGAAGAATCATATAATAATGCAAAACTTTTAGCACTGAGAGCAACCCAAAAACCGACAGTCTTAACAGGTGGATTGTATAAAGACGTATGGTACATATCAGGCGGCAAAAGCTGGATGGCAAAATTTTTGGAAGATGCCAATTCCAATTATATTTGGTCAGATACTGAAGAACAAGGAAGCATTGGCATGAGTTTGGAAGCTGTATTGGAAAAAGGTCAACAGGCCGAATTTTGGTTAAACCCTTCCTTGCACACAACTTATGACGCATTGGAAAAAGCAAATTCCCATTACAAAAGATTTAAGGCTTTTTCAAATAAAAAGATATATTCAAATGCCGTCAATAAAGGCGCTACTGGCGGACTTCTTTTTTATGAGCTGGCGCCACAAAGGCCAGATTTGGTTCTTAAGGATTTAATCTCCATCCTTCATCCAGAACTTTTACAAGAGCACGAGCCCAACTTTTACTTGCCTTTACAATAG
- a CDS encoding FecCD family ABC transporter permease — MQHRNSYRISFALILLALVFAWLLNISSGSVNIPFNDVLTSLFIGSVETESWNYIIWNYRIPKAFTAILVGGGLSLSGLLMQTLFRNPLAGPFVLGISSGASLGAALLLMGASVVTGLASFTILNDASLAVAASIGSFLVLLVVMIVANRVKDTMALLIIGLMFGSITAAIVSVLAYFSTAENLQRFIFWSFGSVGNLSLQQLIILSSLVAIGVLLSVFSIKKLNAFLLGENYAQSLGISLKKSRLLIIIATGILAGGITAFAGPIAFVGLAVPHLTRQIFNTMEHRILIPSVFLYGAILMLLCDTIAQLPNSANVLPINAVTSLIGAPVVIWLLVRKRRMLF; from the coding sequence ATGCAACACCGCAATTCATATCGTATTTCGTTTGCGCTCATTTTATTGGCTCTGGTCTTTGCATGGCTATTGAACATAAGTTCGGGGTCTGTCAACATACCCTTTAATGATGTGTTGACTTCCTTGTTCATTGGTAGTGTAGAAACTGAATCATGGAACTATATTATCTGGAACTATCGCATCCCAAAGGCATTTACCGCAATTTTGGTCGGTGGAGGTTTATCTTTAAGTGGTCTGTTAATGCAAACACTTTTTCGCAATCCACTCGCTGGACCTTTTGTTTTGGGCATTAGTTCTGGAGCCAGTCTGGGTGCTGCATTGCTATTGATGGGGGCATCAGTTGTTACGGGGCTTGCTTCGTTCACTATTCTGAACGATGCTTCTTTGGCAGTTGCAGCGAGTATTGGAAGTTTTTTGGTATTGCTTGTGGTCATGATAGTGGCAAATCGAGTAAAGGACACCATGGCATTATTGATTATTGGTTTAATGTTCGGAAGCATTACTGCAGCAATAGTTAGTGTTCTAGCCTATTTTTCCACTGCGGAAAACCTTCAACGATTTATTTTTTGGTCTTTTGGCAGCGTAGGAAATTTATCGCTACAACAGCTGATCATTTTGAGCAGTCTTGTGGCAATAGGGGTTTTATTGAGTGTTTTTTCCATAAAAAAACTGAACGCTTTTCTGCTAGGTGAAAATTATGCTCAGAGCTTGGGCATCTCTTTAAAAAAATCCAGATTATTGATTATCATCGCCACAGGGATTCTAGCGGGTGGAATCACGGCTTTTGCAGGCCCCATAGCTTTTGTTGGTTTAGCTGTTCCCCACCTTACCAGACAAATTTTTAATACGATGGAGCATCGAATCTTAATACCTTCGGTATTTCTCTACGGTGCTATATTGATGCTGCTATGTGACACCATTGCACAGTTGCCCAATTCTGCCAATGTCCTACCCATAAACGCTGTAACCTCCTTAATCGGTGCGCCAGTGGTCATTTGGCTGTTGGTTAGAAAACGAAGAATGCTATTTTGA
- a CDS encoding ABC transporter ATP-binding protein, whose product MTELKKYKISVENLAIGYKSTVVAKQINFSLESGELCAMVGANGVGKSTLLRTLGNLQPNLSGTMTIDEKNLTSYTSLELAQKLSLVLTEQPASKNLTVEELIALGRQPYTNWIGTLTKKDKSQIEESLSTFLLNDLRYRKCHELSDGQLQRVLIARAMAQDTPIIVLDEPTTHLDLFHKVQILKLLQQLAHEKRKTIVFTTHEIDLAIQLCDKILILDGAENPFGEPCQLIEQKCFERLFPSEMVHFDAKTGSFKIKK is encoded by the coding sequence ATGACGGAACTGAAAAAATATAAAATATCGGTTGAAAACTTAGCAATCGGCTATAAATCCACGGTAGTTGCCAAACAAATTAATTTTTCTTTGGAATCAGGTGAATTGTGTGCCATGGTCGGCGCAAACGGAGTTGGAAAATCAACACTTTTACGTACCCTTGGAAATCTCCAGCCCAATTTATCCGGCACTATGACCATTGACGAGAAAAACCTGACCTCATATACTTCGCTGGAACTGGCGCAAAAACTTAGTTTGGTCCTGACGGAGCAGCCCGCCTCAAAAAATCTGACCGTAGAAGAACTCATTGCACTCGGCAGGCAACCCTATACAAACTGGATTGGCACTTTAACAAAAAAAGATAAAAGCCAAATTGAGGAGAGTTTGAGTACTTTTTTACTGAACGACTTACGCTATCGTAAATGCCACGAACTCAGTGACGGACAGCTTCAACGCGTATTGATTGCCCGAGCTATGGCACAGGACACACCAATTATAGTATTGGATGAACCAACGACCCATTTGGATTTGTTCCACAAAGTCCAAATTTTAAAATTACTTCAGCAGCTTGCCCATGAAAAACGGAAAACCATTGTTTTCACAACCCATGAAATTGATTTGGCCATTCAATTATGTGATAAAATATTGATTTTGGATGGTGCAGAAAATCCTTTTGGTGAACCTTGTCAACTAATCGAGCAAAAGTGTTTTGAAAGGCTTTTCCCTTCAGAAATGGTTCACTTTGATGCCAAAACAGGTTCATTTAAAATAAAAAAGTAA
- the rmuC gene encoding DNA recombination protein RmuC, translated as MSSELIYVIVGILAAIVGLFLGIYIQKLKTSSNESVWQEREQQLNNAVTTLNDRLLSTDTEKKQLQLEKEQLGNQIVRHQADLENLERINTEQKEEVEKLQEKFAKDFEILASKILEEKSTKFTEQNQKNIKQILNPLQEKIQLFEKKVEASQKENISIHSALREQLLNLQSQNLKITQEAENLTKALKGDSKMQGNWGELVLERVLEKSGLEKDREYSVQQSFLREDGSRVMPDVIIHLPDGKKMVVDSKVSLTDYERYTNAEEELKEKYLKDHINSLRKHVEQLSAKKYEDLYEMESPDFVLLFVPIEPAFAVAINQDNSLYNKAFEQNIVIVTPSTLLATLRTIDSMWNNEKQQKNAIEIARQAGALYDKFEGFVTDLTKVGKKMDEAKTEYRGAMNKLVDGRGNIVTSIEKLKKMGAKAKKSIPEPILKRAEEDDYQEPKLEI; from the coding sequence ATGAGTAGTGAATTGATTTATGTAATTGTTGGTATACTCGCAGCCATTGTTGGTTTATTTCTGGGTATCTACATCCAAAAATTAAAAACCAGCTCCAATGAAAGTGTTTGGCAAGAGCGTGAACAACAATTGAACAATGCCGTCACCACCTTAAATGACAGATTGCTTTCAACAGATACTGAAAAAAAACAGCTGCAATTGGAAAAAGAGCAGCTGGGAAACCAGATTGTACGTCATCAAGCTGATTTAGAAAATTTAGAGCGTATAAATACCGAGCAGAAAGAAGAGGTAGAAAAATTACAGGAGAAGTTCGCGAAGGATTTTGAAATTCTCGCCTCAAAAATATTGGAAGAGAAAAGCACTAAGTTTACAGAACAAAACCAAAAGAACATTAAACAAATTCTGAATCCATTACAAGAAAAAATTCAACTGTTCGAGAAAAAAGTTGAAGCCTCACAAAAAGAGAATATCAGTATCCACTCGGCCTTAAGGGAACAATTATTGAATCTTCAAAGCCAAAACCTAAAAATTACCCAAGAGGCAGAAAACTTGACCAAGGCTTTAAAAGGCGATAGCAAAATGCAGGGGAATTGGGGGGAACTGGTCTTGGAGCGCGTATTGGAAAAGTCAGGACTGGAAAAAGATAGGGAGTACAGTGTGCAACAGAGCTTTTTACGGGAAGATGGCTCACGCGTAATGCCAGACGTCATCATCCACCTTCCAGATGGAAAAAAGATGGTGGTCGATTCCAAAGTGTCACTAACGGATTATGAGCGTTACACGAATGCTGAAGAAGAATTAAAGGAAAAATACTTAAAGGACCATATCAATTCACTAAGAAAACACGTAGAACAACTTTCCGCTAAAAAATACGAAGATCTGTATGAGATGGAAAGTCCTGACTTTGTTCTTCTTTTTGTTCCAATTGAACCTGCTTTTGCTGTTGCAATAAACCAGGATAACTCGTTGTACAACAAAGCGTTTGAACAAAATATTGTTATTGTGACACCATCAACTTTGTTGGCCACCTTGCGAACCATAGACAGTATGTGGAACAATGAAAAACAACAAAAGAACGCCATTGAAATTGCTCGACAGGCAGGTGCCCTGTACGATAAATTTGAAGGTTTTGTAACAGATTTGACAAAAGTGGGCAAAAAAATGGATGAGGCGAAAACAGAATACCGAGGTGCAATGAACAAATTGGTTGACGGTCGAGGAAACATTGTGACCAGTATTGAAAAACTAAAAAAAATGGGTGCAAAGGCAAAAAAATCCATTCCGGAACCTATCCTAAAACGCGCCGAAGAAGACGACTACCAAGAACCAAAACTTGAAATTTAA
- a CDS encoding 6-phosphogluconate dehydrogenase, producing the protein MRKAIFITISVILLAFVVYFAFIYYVPFSEGYRSGELIKFSRKGVLVKTWEGEISQGISGAQIFKFSVQDNKSEVIQKLKEYQGHYVKVTYKERYATFFWLGDTKYFITEVEEEKSPHFGN; encoded by the coding sequence ATGAGAAAAGCAATATTTATAACCATTTCGGTCATCTTGTTGGCATTTGTAGTTTACTTCGCGTTCATTTATTATGTTCCATTTAGTGAAGGATATCGCTCTGGAGAATTGATAAAATTTAGCAGAAAAGGTGTGCTGGTCAAGACGTGGGAAGGAGAAATCAGCCAAGGGATTTCTGGAGCCCAAATCTTTAAATTTTCCGTTCAGGACAATAAAAGTGAGGTCATTCAGAAGCTAAAGGAATATCAAGGACATTACGTAAAGGTAACCTATAAAGAGCGCTACGCTACTTTCTTTTGGTTGGGAGATACCAAGTATTTCATTACCGAAGTAGAAGAAGAGAAATCTCCCCATTTTGGAAATTGA
- a CDS encoding acyl-CoA thioesterase — MKKFKSAEESKVEITELMLPSHSNFGGKVHGGHILNLMDQIAFACASKHSQAYCVTASVNRVDFLNPIEVGELVTLKASINYTGRTSMVVGVRVESENITTGETKHCNSSYFTMVAKDEAGKNIVIPGLLLNGKQGIRRFARSKERKASANYRDSKYESSNFEVDEYIRFLQDENVKINFD, encoded by the coding sequence ATGAAGAAATTCAAGAGCGCTGAAGAATCCAAAGTGGAGATTACGGAACTTATGCTCCCTTCCCATTCCAATTTTGGAGGAAAGGTGCACGGGGGTCATATCTTAAATTTAATGGACCAAATTGCATTTGCTTGCGCTTCCAAACATTCACAGGCCTATTGTGTAACCGCTTCTGTCAATCGTGTGGATTTTTTAAATCCGATTGAAGTTGGTGAACTGGTCACCTTAAAGGCATCTATCAATTATACTGGGCGGACTTCAATGGTTGTAGGAGTACGTGTAGAATCTGAAAATATTACCACAGGTGAAACGAAACACTGTAATTCTTCCTATTTTACAATGGTGGCCAAAGATGAGGCTGGAAAAAATATCGTTATTCCAGGGTTACTTTTAAACGGTAAACAAGGCATACGACGGTTTGCAAGAAGTAAAGAAAGAAAAGCCTCAGCAAACTACCGTGATTCAAAATACGAATCCTCTAATTTTGAAGTGGACGAATATATTCGGTTTTTACAAGATGAAAACGTAAAAATAAATTTTGACTAA
- the pgl gene encoding 6-phosphogluconolactonase, producing MELKIYKDKNEVAQHFSAYFSELFKDKSTFHVALSGGSTPKVVFDVLAADFSSKIDWTKIHFYWGDERCVPPSDDESNYKMTMEHLFSKIDVPKENIHRILGEKEPLLEAMRYGGLLEKNLPSQNGTPQFDLVILGMGDDGHTASIFPHEIELWDSSRNCEVAVHPDSGQKRVTITGKIINAASQVAFLVTGSGKAEKVKAIIEKQEDFKKYPASLVSPDSGNLIWFLDGDAATGIS from the coding sequence ATGGAGTTAAAAATCTACAAGGATAAAAACGAGGTTGCTCAACATTTTTCAGCATATTTTTCTGAATTGTTTAAAGATAAATCTACATTTCATGTAGCGCTATCGGGTGGAAGTACGCCCAAAGTTGTTTTTGATGTATTGGCTGCGGATTTTTCCTCTAAAATTGATTGGACTAAAATTCATTTTTACTGGGGAGATGAACGGTGCGTTCCACCTTCGGATGATGAAAGCAATTATAAAATGACTATGGAACATCTGTTTTCAAAAATTGATGTGCCCAAAGAGAACATCCATAGAATTTTAGGTGAAAAAGAGCCACTACTAGAAGCAATGCGATATGGCGGGTTATTGGAGAAAAATCTACCATCACAAAACGGAACTCCCCAATTTGATTTGGTGATTCTGGGAATGGGCGATGATGGCCATACTGCATCTATTTTCCCCCATGAAATTGAATTATGGGACTCAAGCAGAAATTGTGAGGTTGCCGTACATCCAGATTCAGGACAAAAAAGGGTGACTATTACTGGGAAAATCATAAACGCAGCTAGTCAAGTAGCATTTTTGGTAACGGGAAGCGGAAAAGCAGAAAAAGTAAAAGCGATTATTGAAAAACAGGAAGACTTTAAAAAGTATCCAGCTTCTTTAGTAAGTCCAGATTCTGGAAATCTGATTTGGTTTTTGGATGGAGATGCCGCTACAGGAATTTCTTAG
- the zwf gene encoding glucose-6-phosphate dehydrogenase, producing MKKTDSQMLIIFGASGDLTARKLIPALFNLYIAEQLPDNFVVLGASRSNLSDEEFRGKVVYDSTYLKEKIKELDKKQVEDFANKLFYEDLGDDYASDYEGLSKRIETLNDSHDTEHNYMFYLSTPPSIVETVAKNLSEYNLNDESKGFKRLIVEKPFGYNLETAKNLNNGLQQYFKEPQIYRIDHYLGKETVQNLLVTRFSNSIFEPLWNRNYIHHVEITNAESVGVEKRGGYYDKSGALRDMFQNHLLQIVSLVVMEPPIGDQPEEIRNEKVKALKSLRVMRDEQTLFNNTIRAQYVSSEIDGEKVKGYREEDGVDPNSTTETYAAIKFFVDNWRWHGVPFYVRTAKRMPTKVTEVIIHFKTPHHQIFQDSGVNSKDNKLIIRIQPDEGILVKFGVKVPGQGFKVERANLDFYYSSLAQTYVMEAYERLLLDAMQGDATLYARADEVEAAWEFVDPILDYWKNGKDVRMYGYAAGVWGPENADELIDDLGFWRNPGKNLADDPGYCVIC from the coding sequence ATGAAAAAGACCGATAGTCAGATGCTTATTATATTCGGTGCATCAGGCGATTTGACCGCCAGAAAGCTTATTCCCGCATTGTTCAATTTATATATTGCAGAACAGCTACCGGATAATTTTGTTGTTTTGGGAGCCAGCAGAAGCAATCTCTCGGACGAAGAGTTTAGGGGCAAAGTGGTTTATGATAGCACTTATTTAAAAGAGAAAATCAAAGAACTGGACAAGAAACAAGTTGAGGATTTCGCCAACAAGCTGTTTTATGAGGACCTTGGTGATGACTATGCTTCTGATTATGAGGGTTTGTCCAAACGTATTGAAACTTTGAACGATTCCCACGATACAGAACATAATTACATGTTCTACTTGTCCACACCTCCAAGTATTGTCGAAACCGTAGCAAAAAACCTTTCTGAATACAACCTAAACGATGAATCCAAAGGTTTTAAAAGACTGATTGTGGAGAAACCTTTCGGTTATAATTTGGAAACTGCAAAGAATCTTAACAATGGTTTACAACAATATTTCAAAGAGCCACAGATTTACAGGATTGATCATTATCTGGGCAAGGAAACGGTACAAAACCTATTGGTAACACGTTTTTCCAATAGTATTTTTGAACCATTATGGAACCGTAATTATATTCATCATGTAGAAATTACCAACGCTGAGAGTGTTGGTGTGGAGAAGCGTGGGGGATATTATGATAAATCCGGTGCCCTACGGGACATGTTTCAGAACCACTTATTGCAAATAGTTTCATTGGTTGTCATGGAACCCCCAATTGGTGATCAGCCTGAAGAAATCAGAAATGAGAAGGTGAAGGCATTGAAATCCTTGCGGGTCATGCGAGACGAGCAGACGCTTTTCAATAATACCATTCGCGCCCAATATGTTTCTTCTGAAATTGATGGAGAAAAGGTAAAAGGTTATCGTGAGGAGGATGGTGTAGACCCGAACTCGACCACTGAAACCTACGCCGCGATTAAATTTTTCGTAGATAATTGGCGATGGCACGGGGTTCCATTTTACGTACGTACGGCTAAGCGCATGCCAACCAAAGTGACCGAGGTCATTATTCATTTTAAAACACCGCACCATCAAATTTTTCAGGACTCTGGCGTAAATAGTAAGGACAATAAACTTATAATCCGTATTCAACCTGATGAGGGCATATTGGTCAAATTCGGTGTTAAGGTTCCTGGTCAAGGTTTTAAGGTGGAACGGGCGAATCTGGATTTCTACTACTCCAGTTTGGCGCAAACTTATGTCATGGAGGCATATGAGCGACTTTTGCTTGATGCCATGCAGGGTGACGCTACACTTTATGCACGTGCAGATGAGGTAGAGGCTGCATGGGAATTTGTAGACCCTATTTTGGATTATTGGAAAAATGGCAAAGATGTGCGCATGTACGGTTATGCAGCAGGCGTCTGGGGCCCTGAAAATGCAGATGAGCTTATTGACGATTTAGGATTCTGGAGGAATCCTGGAAAAAATTTAGCTGATGACCCTGGGTATTGTGTTATTTGTTAG
- the gndA gene encoding NADP-dependent phosphogluconate dehydrogenase, whose translation MADTYDFGLVGLGVMGQNFILNVADNGFTAFGNDLDPEKVKALIKLGGDENKINASVAVTEFIKALKTPRKIMLLVPAGKVVDIVIESLLPHLDEGDIIIDGGNSFFTDTDRREAYLKEKGINFFGAGVSGGAKGARKGPSIMPGGSRDAYQHVKPIFEAVSAKYKGEPCVTYLGPKSAGNYVKMVHNGIEYGLMQLTSEIYDLLRKAGSLTNEELHKTYALWNEGRLQSFLVEITSKIFEQKDEFGNGNLVDQILDKAKQKGTGKWTSQNAMDLGIPVPTIDIAVSMREISALKSERIKADELYDRPTPESFDKKELIVKAENALYFAFIITYAQGMHQLADASKEYGYELKLTEIAKIWRAGCIIRAALLADIADAFKADENLQNLLLSTYFVEKVQETVDSVRELVAYGAKNGIPLPGLSNALTYFDAYTSTRLPLNLIQAQRDYFGSHTYERLDRKGIFHTEWGL comes from the coding sequence ATGGCAGATACATATGATTTTGGGCTCGTGGGCCTTGGGGTAATGGGACAAAATTTTATTCTTAATGTGGCCGATAATGGTTTTACGGCTTTCGGCAATGATTTGGATCCAGAAAAAGTCAAAGCACTAATCAAATTGGGTGGTGACGAAAACAAGATCAATGCCAGTGTTGCTGTAACTGAATTTATCAAGGCATTAAAAACTCCCAGAAAAATTATGTTATTGGTTCCAGCAGGTAAAGTAGTGGATATCGTAATTGAAAGTCTGCTTCCCCATTTGGACGAAGGTGATATTATTATTGATGGTGGAAATTCATTTTTTACAGATACAGATCGAAGGGAAGCATACCTTAAAGAAAAGGGCATCAATTTTTTTGGAGCAGGAGTTTCAGGTGGTGCAAAAGGTGCACGAAAGGGACCCAGTATCATGCCTGGAGGTTCACGGGATGCCTATCAACATGTAAAACCAATTTTTGAAGCCGTTTCTGCTAAATACAAAGGAGAACCCTGTGTAACCTATTTAGGTCCAAAATCCGCTGGTAATTATGTAAAAATGGTTCACAATGGTATTGAATATGGGCTAATGCAATTGACCTCTGAAATTTATGACTTGCTTAGAAAAGCTGGTAGCTTAACCAATGAAGAACTTCATAAAACCTACGCTTTATGGAATGAGGGTAGATTACAGTCGTTTTTAGTTGAGATAACTTCGAAAATATTCGAGCAAAAGGATGAATTTGGCAATGGCAATTTGGTAGATCAAATTCTGGACAAAGCAAAACAGAAAGGAACAGGGAAATGGACATCGCAAAATGCTATGGATTTGGGAATTCCTGTTCCCACAATCGATATTGCCGTTAGCATGCGGGAGATTTCAGCCTTAAAATCAGAACGAATAAAGGCAGATGAACTATATGACCGCCCTACTCCAGAATCTTTTGATAAAAAGGAGTTGATTGTTAAGGCGGAAAATGCTCTGTATTTCGCATTTATCATAACCTATGCCCAAGGGATGCATCAATTGGCCGATGCATCAAAAGAATACGGATATGAATTGAAACTTACAGAAATTGCAAAAATCTGGCGGGCAGGTTGTATAATTCGTGCGGCACTATTGGCAGATATTGCAGATGCTTTCAAAGCTGATGAAAATTTACAAAATCTATTGCTGTCCACGTATTTTGTTGAAAAAGTTCAAGAAACTGTGGACTCGGTACGAGAGCTGGTGGCCTACGGCGCAAAAAATGGTATTCCCCTACCTGGCCTTTCCAATGCGCTCACCTACTTTGATGCTTATACGAGTACCCGACTACCGCTTAACCTAATTCAGGCCCAACGCGATTATTTTGGGTCACACACCTACGAACGGTTGGATAGAAAAGGTATTTTTCATACAGAATGGGGCTTATAA
- a CDS encoding DUF7151 family protein, producing the protein MKTNFSFKFLIIIVLASLFSCSSEDGADGTNGTDGTDGTDGLNSLISTVIEQPGTNCSNGGFKIEAGLDTNANGQLDANEVDTSEFLCNGDNSNLSYSSYVSLISQSGTDDPQSDIVENSLGLTIDWTRDAPGQYVGTLDNPVIIGKTVIFFTTPTTHTGVRGELIGDNQVRIELQNGINVFADNFSNLSFELREYE; encoded by the coding sequence ATGAAAACAAACTTTTCTTTTAAGTTTTTGATAATTATAGTTTTAGCTTCGCTTTTCTCGTGTAGCTCAGAAGATGGTGCAGATGGTACAAACGGAACTGATGGAACTGATGGTACCGATGGACTCAATAGTCTGATCTCTACAGTAATCGAACAGCCTGGAACTAATTGTTCCAATGGGGGATTCAAAATAGAAGCGGGGTTGGACACTAATGCAAATGGACAATTGGACGCAAATGAGGTTGATACGTCTGAATTTTTGTGCAACGGTGATAATAGCAATCTTAGTTATAGCTCTTATGTGTCACTGATTAGCCAAAGTGGAACAGATGACCCACAAAGTGACATCGTTGAGAACAGTTTGGGTCTTACTATAGACTGGACCAGGGATGCTCCAGGTCAATATGTTGGTACGCTTGACAATCCTGTGATTATTGGAAAAACTGTAATTTTCTTTACTACCCCCACCACCCATACTGGCGTTAGGGGGGAATTGATAGGTGACAATCAAGTAAGGATTGAGCTGCAGAACGGAATAAATGTATTTGCAGATAATTTTAGCAATTTGTCATTTGAGCTTAGGGAATACGAGTAG